The proteins below come from a single Arthrobacter sp. zg-Y1171 genomic window:
- a CDS encoding GNAT family N-acetyltransferase: MPDILRAALIPTERFTLEPLGVHHAADMVNVLAGAAIYQYIGGRAPTAEELEKRYAAQSIGSSPDGREAWLNWIIREQGRSIGFVQATVETDGPTSDVAWVVGEAFQGRGAATEAARAMVTWLRHQQPPVRITASIHPENTASSAVARHLGLTPTGRFDEDGEEYWEDSPPTA; encoded by the coding sequence ATGCCGGACATCCTGCGGGCCGCCCTGATCCCAACTGAGCGCTTCACGCTGGAACCTTTGGGCGTGCACCACGCGGCCGACATGGTGAACGTTTTGGCCGGCGCAGCCATCTACCAGTACATCGGCGGTCGGGCACCGACAGCTGAGGAGCTGGAGAAGCGGTATGCCGCCCAATCGATTGGATCATCGCCGGACGGCCGTGAGGCGTGGCTCAACTGGATTATCCGTGAACAGGGCAGAAGCATCGGGTTTGTCCAGGCCACGGTGGAGACGGACGGGCCGACGTCGGACGTTGCGTGGGTGGTGGGTGAGGCGTTCCAGGGCCGGGGTGCTGCCACCGAGGCCGCCCGAGCCATGGTCACCTGGCTGCGGCACCAACAACCACCGGTCCGGATTACGGCATCGATCCATCCGGAAAACACTGCCTCATCGGCTGTCGCCCGTCACCTGGGCCTCACCCCGACCGGCCGTTTTGACGAGGACGGCGAAGAATACTGGGAAGACTCCCCACCAACGGCTTAA